One window of the Hoplias malabaricus isolate fHopMal1 chromosome Y, fHopMal1.hap1, whole genome shotgun sequence genome contains the following:
- the LOC136679423 gene encoding flavin reductase (NADPH)-like: MKIAVLGATGQTGQQLVSQALQHGHIVTAIVRNPGKLTITHDNLKVVEGSIFSEESLKPHFKDQDAVISCLGFPPAPLVGVTGYTESMTATLNAMREVRVNRIVTMTSWYTEPNSGANCSFFIRYMLLPMIRSVLTNMYAMEQLLKETDDIEWTVVRPPGLQNTPVTEKEYLTHEGYYVPDENDVPVGQAVSRADVARFMLSVLSSNSWIKKAVAIITK; this comes from the exons ATGAAGATTGCAGTTCTTGGAGCCACAGGACAAACTGGTCAGCAGCTGGTCAGCCAAGCTCTGCAGCATGGCCACATCGTCACAGCCATCGTCAGGAATCCTGGAAAACTGACTATAACCCATGACAACCTCAAG GTGGTTGAGGGAAGTATTTTCTCAGAAGAAAGCTTGAAACCACATTTTAAAGACCAGGATGCTGTGATTTCGTGCCTTGGGTTTCCACCGGCTCCCTTGGTTGGAGTGACTGGTTATACTGAGTCCATGACAGCAACACTCAACGCTATGAGAGAGGTCAGAGTGAATCGAATTGTCACCATGACATCGTGGTACACTGAAC ctaATTCAGGAGCCAACTGTTCATTCTTTATCCGTTACATGCTGCTGCCAATGATCCGAAGTGTTCTGACCAATATGTATGCCATGGAGCAACTCTTGAAAGAAACCGATGACATCGAATGGACTGTAGTAAGGCCACCTGGACTTCAGAATACACCCGTAACAG agAAGGAGTATTTGACTCATGAAGGTTACTATGTCCCTGACGAGAATGATGTCCCTGTAGGACAAGCTGTGTCGAGAGCAGATGTGGCTCGCTTCATGCTCTCTGTGCTCAGCAGCAACTCCTGGATAAAGAAGGCAGTGGCTATTATTACTAAATGA